CCTACGGCTACTACTGTTCCCTGCTGGGGCTTCTCTTTGGCAGTATCCGGAATTATGATACCACCCTTGCGTACCTCTTCTTCCTCCATACGTTTTACCAGAACTCGATCTCCCAGTGGTTTAATCTTCACTTTGGTGTCACCCCTTTCCTAATTTTTTCTTAAGACCGCTCATTATTCTAACTCGGAAGGGGGGTTTTTGCAAGCTAAAAGCAAAATCAATCAAAGTCAAAATTATGTCATAATGGCAAAAAGTGGGAATTGTTTTTGTCAAAATGACAAAAGAGGGTTCTTTACCTTGCCAAATTGACAAATCTATTTCTTGGAAAATTCGTTTTCCGCAAGGTCATACTGCTCAATCTTGCGGTAAAGAGTGCGCAAGCCTATACCCAGCATCTGGGCGGTTTTGCTCTTGTTGAAGCGGTTGGCTCGCAGGGTTTCCAGAATAAGGATTTTCTCCGCTTCTTCCAGAGTCATACCAACCCGCACCGGCACAATTTTCCCAAAATCTGCGCCCTTGCGAATTTGAGCTGGAACGTCTTTGGCTGTTAAAACCTGGTTCTGGGAAAGTATAACCATTCCTTCAAGAACATTGCGGAGCTCAATGACGTTTCCCGGCCAATCGTACTCCATGAGCACCTGCAGCGCTTCTTTGTCAATAGCAATAACTTCCTTCCCGGTTTCCTGTGCAATTTCACGCAGAAAGCGCTCTATTAAAAAAGGAATATCTTCTTTGCGCTCCCTCAAAGGGGGTATCTCTATCTTTACCGCACTCAAAAAATAGTAAAGGTCACTACGAAAACGGCCTATGGCTACTTCCTCTTCAAGGGAAGTTTCCGAAGAAGCGATGATTCGAAAATCTTTTGAGCCGCCTCCAAAACGGTATTCTTCCAGAAAATCAACCACTTCAGCCTGAACGGGGAAAGGCAAAAGATGCACGTCTTCAAAAAAGAGAGTTCCCTGAAATTCATCGGGCAACTTTTTATGAGTCTCTTCGGTCTTCAGCCACTCAGCCCTTTTCAAAAAACCAGACGGCAAACCAGGACACAAGACCTTGAAAAAGGGACGACCTTCTGGAAAAGAATACTGATGAATGGCTCTGGCTATCA
This portion of the Thermatribacter velox genome encodes:
- a CDS encoding sigma-54-dependent transcriptional regulator; translated protein: MGLRKVLIVSEDPLLQGKIADILRDEGYYVVVVRDRNLALNCLEREEINIVLAEEEILAEEGFQFLRSVRERFGEVVVLAVGGSDNPFYVRSLLNKGIYDYLSRPLTPLRLLSTIKRAEEHLNLLAENKDLKKRIGTRFSFAGITGVSEKMQRIFDLVLQVAQVRRPVLIFGEQGTGKELIARAIHQYSFPEGRPFFKVLCPGLPSGFLKRAEWLKTEETHKKLPDEFQGTLFFEDVHLLPFPVQAEVVDFLEEYRFGGGSKDFRIIASSETSLEEEVAIGRFRSDLYYFLSAVKIEIPPLRERKEDIPFLIERFLREIAQETGKEVIAIDKEALQVLMEYDWPGNVIELRNVLEGMVILSQNQVLTAKDVPAQIRKGADFGKIVPVRVGMTLEEAEKILILETLRANRFNKSKTAQMLGIGLRTLYRKIEQYDLAENEFSKK